ACCGAACTTCGGCGGCTACGTCAACGCGCCGATGTTCGATGCGCGCGGCACCGCCAAGACCTCCGCCGTCACCGTCGAACTCGGTGCGGACTTCGACAAAGACGGCAAGACTGACGTCGCCGTCCTGCTCCAGGACGGCACGCTCGACATCCTGATGAATGATGGCAACGGCGGCCTGAAGCCCTTCGTCAGCTACCTCAACCCGAACTACTCCACCGCCAGCGTCAACGTGGCCTACGCCGCCGACATCGACGGCGATGGATACCCCGACGTCGTGGCCTTCGACTACAACAACAACACCATGATCTCGTGGAAGAACCTCGGCAACGGCACCTTCAACGCTGCCGTCACGACCGCGCTCGACACCACCAACGGCTACCCGAACATGGCCTACGTCGCCGACGTAAACGGCGATGGCAAGGCCGACGTTCTCTACACGCTCTTCAAGCTCAACTCCACCACCAGCGCGACGATCACGCTGGAAACGCAGCTCGGCGTTGGTGACGGCACCTTCGGCGCGCCAGGCGCAGCAAAGACTCAATCCTTCAACGTCGCCTCCTCGGGCATTCTGCCCACCGATTACGGCATCACCACCGCTGACATCAACGGCGATGGAAAGCTCGACGTGGCCGTTGTCGTCGACCAGCGCACAGCCTCCACCACCGGCATTTTCGCCGTGACCACCGGCCTCGGCAACGGCGACGGCACCTTCACCGGTCTGGGCACGAGCTTCCCCATCGCACTGCCGCTCGTCTCTTCCGGCATCCGCGCAACCGTCTCCTATAAATCCACGCTGCTCTCCTTTGCGGATGTAAACGGCGACGGCAAGCTCGACCTCGTCAGCGATTGCAACGGCATCATGGCGGTCGCACTCGGCAACGGAACAAACTCCTTCGCCACCGCTGTGACCAGCGCACAGAGCGTAGTGCAGGTTCCCACCACGACGGTTCTGCTCGACGTGAACGGTGACGGCAAGCTCGACGCGATCGTCGGCGGTGGCACTCTCGCTGTCGAACTCGGCAAGGGCGATGGCACCTTCGCCGCTCCGGTCGCGGGCGCGCAGTACATGGTCGACCCGGTCTCCTACTACAGCCTCGTCGTCGCCGACTTCAACAACGACGGCATCAAGGACATCGCTCAACTCGGCTCTGACTACAAGCAGGTCTCGCTCTTCTCCGGCAACGGTACGGGCGGATTCCGTGGCGCTCCTGTCGTCACCGTCACCGGCGACCCCAACGTGCTCTACTCCTCGATGATCACGACCGGCAAGTACACCACCGGCGGCTACGCCAGCGCCATCATGCAGTACTCCGGCACCACCAACCCCGGCTTCTATACCGCTGTCGGAGACGGCAAGGGCAACTTCACCACGGTCGCCTCCTTCGCCACCACACCCACGAGCATTCAGTACTTCGAACCCATCCACGCTGACTTCAACGGTGATGGACTCGAAGATCTCGTCTACGCCAACACCACCGGCGAAATCTACGTCGCGCTCTCCAAGGGTGACGGCACCTTCGCAACGCCGGTTGCTGTCGGCATCGGCACCAAGCCCTGCCCCGAGTACTATGGCACCGCAGGCGACGTGAACGGCGACGGCAAGGCCGACCTCGTCATCCCCTACGGCGGCGACACCATCTGCGGTTCCACCGCAGGCGGCGCAACCGGCTACTACGTGGCGCTCGGTAAGGGTGACGGCACCTTCAGCACACCGACCTTCCACAGCACCGGCTCCGCTCTCTATAAGCTCTTGCTCGCCGACCTGAACAACGACGGCAAGCTCGACCTCGTTATCGACGACGCTCCGCTCCTCGCGGGCACGGGCTTCGCCGTGAAGACCGCTCTCGGCAACGGCGACGGCACCTTCGCCACGCCCGTATCCATCCTCGCCAACTACCTCGTCACCAACATGGCCACTGCCGACTTCAACAACGACGGCAAGATGGACATCGCTCTCACCACGGAAGAAGTTCAGGGCCTCACCATCGCCACCGGCGGCATCATCGTGCTGAGCGGCCACGGTGACAACAGCTTCGATCCTTCTTCGCAGATCGCCACCGGCAACTGGTTCTACGGTCTGCAGGCTGCAGACATGAACAGCGACGGCAACGCTGACATCATCGTCACGCTCTACAGCACCGTCGGCCAGCCCAAGACCTACTACGGCGTCAGCACTCTGCTCGGTTACGGCAACGGCCAGTTCGCCGCGCCGTACAACCAGCTCCAGGGCCTGGCCGGAACCAACCCGCAGATCGGCAACTTCGTCAACGACAACGCGCTCGACATCCTGGCCTACACCGGCTACGGTGCCGCGCTCTACGCCGGCGCAGGCAGCATCGGCATCACGCTCACCACCTCGGCTTCGTCCATCAGCTACGGCAGCACCGACACGCTGACGGCCAAGGTCGCCTCCAGCCTCACCGGCAACCCCACGCCCAGCGGAACGGTCTCGTTCTACGACGGCACCACGTTGCTCGGCTCCTCCACGCTCGCCTCAGGAACCGCCACCTTCGCCGCCAGCGGTCTGGCAGTCGGCACACACACCGTGAAGGCTGTCTACTCCGGCGACACTCACTTCAACCCTGCCACCTCGTCCACCTCCAGCATCGCGGTTGCAGACCTCGCGGCAGCCATCACGCTCGCTGGGACTCCAACCACACTCAACGTCACCGGCGGCTCGCAGGGCATCGTCACGCTGGCCATCGGAGCCAACGCTCGCTACGCTGGCGCGGTCACCCTCGCCTGCTCGGGCATGCCCGCAAACGGCACCTGCTCCATCAACCCCGGCAGCGTCACCCTGACCGCTGGCGGCACCACCACCGCAACGCTCGTGATCGGCACCTCAAGCGCACACGCTGAACTGCACCGCTCGAACAACCCCTGGGAAGCGCCCGCCGCCACCGCGACGCTCGCTACTCTCTTCGGTGTGTTCTTCGGTCGCCGCAAGCGCGTTCGCATGATCGCGTCCCTCGGCCTCGGCCTGCTGCTCGCCACGGGCATGCTGATGACCGGTTGCAGCGACCACGGCAATGGAAGCAGCTCGTCCACCGCCAGCGTCGTTGCCCCCGGTACCTACACCGTGACCGTCACCGCAACTCCGACGGCCACCGGTACCACCGCAACCGCGCAGACCACCACGGTCAGCGTCGCAGTCAACTAACGCCAACCTGCAAGACTTAGCCTCCCGGGAGCCGAGCGATCGGCTCCCGTTCTTTTTGCCCGATATCCACGCAAAATATCTCCAGCACAGCGCACGATTTCGCGTACATTCAGAAATCGCATCACCACTCTCGCTGGAGGACACTTCGATACCCAAGACCAACATCCGAGCGGCGCATTCGCCGCGCAAACTCCGCCTCTTCCCTCTCATCGCCGCCACCTACTTCATGGTCTCCGGCGGCCCTTACGGCCTTGAAGACATCATCGGTCTTGCAGGCTTTCGCTGGGCGCTTCTGCTGCTCGCTATCGTGCCGCTCTTCTGGAGCCTGCCCACCGCGCTGATGGTCGGCGAACTCGCCTCGGCCATTCCCGATGAAGGCGGCTTCTACGTCTGGGTCACGCGCGGCCTCGGCCGCTTCTGGGGCTTTCAGGAGACCTGGCTTTCGCTCGCCGCCAGCGTCTTCGACATGGCGATCTACCCCACGACCTTCACGCTCTATCTCGGCCATCTCTATCCCGCACTCGTTGCCGGGCATCGCGGTCTCGCGCTCAAACTCATGATCGTCCTGATGGCCACGCTGTGGAACCTGCGCGGCGCCAGCGCTGTGGGCGGAGGCTCCATCGGCATGATGTGCGTCTCGCTGGCGCCCTTCGTCGTGCTGGTCGGCGCCGCGTTCTGGAAGGCCCTGCACGGCGGCCTGCACCTGCAGGCGATGGCCGGCTCGCCCACGCTGCACCACGATCTGCTCGCCGCCGTACCCATCGCCATGTGGAACTACATGGGCTGGGACAACGCCTCCACCATCGCGCAGGAGGTCGACAACCCGCAGCGCAACTACCCGCGCGCCATGTTCGGCTCCGCGATCACGGTGATGTTCGTCTATATGCTGCCGCTCGCGGCGGTGTGGGCCGTCGGCATCCCTGCCGAACGCTTCTCCACCGGCGCGTGGACCGACGCCGCACATCTGCTTGCAGGACCAGCTTTGGCGTTCGCCGTGGTGCTCGCCGGATCACTCGACGGCCTCGGCACCTTCAACGCACTGACACTCACGCTCACGCGCCTGCCCTATGCCATGGCCGAGGACGGACTGCTGCCGCGCATCCTGAAGCTACGCCTGCGCAACGGCGTGCCGTGGGTGAGCGTGCTGACCTGTGCGACGGCATGGGCGCTGGCGCTGGGGCTTACCTTCGAACGCCTCATCACGATCGACCTCGTGCTCTATGGCGCAGCGCTGCTGCTGGAGTTCGCAGCACTCATCGCGTTGCGTCTGCGCGAGCCACAACTCGCCAGACCGTTCCGCGTGCCGGGTGGTTTCGCCGTCGCCGCAAGCATCGGCGTTGGCCCGCTCCTGCTGATCCTCTTCGCGCTGTACTCCGCACGCGACGAGAAGGTCGCAGGCATGCCCGCGCTCGTCTTCGCACTGCTCGTCGCTCTTGCGGGAGCCGCGATCTACGCGAGCTTCGAGTGGCCGCGCAAGCTACGCCGATCGCGCAGCTGAAAACAACAACGCCCGCGAGCATCACTCGCGGGCGTTGTTGTTTTCGTACAGAAATCTACTTCTTGTCCTTCGCGTCGATAAAGGCCTGCTGGCTCTTCACGATCAGCTCGCGCGCAAACTGCGCATCGCGCCAGCCCTTCACTTCGACCGACTTACCTTCGAGGTCCTTGTAGATCGAAAAGAAGTGGACGATCTCCTTGAGGATGTGCGGGTAGATGTCCGAGTAGTTGTAGACATCCTTGTAGCGCGGGTTGCCGACGCCAACGCACAGTACCTTCTCATCGCCTTCGCCGCCGTCGATCATCTCGAGCGCGCCGATGGGGCGCACTTCCTGCAGGCAGCCCGGGAAGCTGGGGTAATCCACCAGAACCACCACGTCGAGCGGATCGCCGTCGTCGCCAAGCGTGGAGGGGATGAAGCCGTAGTCGCCCGGATAGTGAACCGGCGAGTGCAGGTTGCGGTCCAGCTTGAAGACGTGCAGTTCCTTGTCGTATTCGTACTTCGCCACGCCATCGGCGGGGATCTCAATAATGGCGTTGACCTGTTCAGGGGCCTTCGGGCCTACCGGCAATTCGAGGTAATTCGGCATATCTGGGATTCCGTTCTTCTCTGAGGAAATCGTCTTGCGTCGTCCCATGTATGCAGCTCAAATGTGGCGTCCCGACACAACCCCGTTAGTTTACATTGGTTTTCATCCCACCGAATCATCGATCTGGGCGAGGCAGCCGATGAACGGCGACCGGAATCCTACCTAGCGAGACTGCGATCTGACTTGCCGAGAGAAGGGCTATCCCAACATGCCATCCAGAACACTCGCCTTGACCTGTTCAGCACTCGCCTTGACCGCCGCTCTGACCGCTGCGCCCACCCTGCGGGCGCAGGCCGTGTATACCGCCGAGAAGGGTGCCAACATCTTCGTGTTCGGTGGCTATAACTACGTCAAGCCGGACTTCGGTCCAGACTCGTACCACAACAATGGCGTGATGTTCGGCGCGGACTACACGCGCTACTTCGGCTGGCGCATCGCGCCTTCCATCGAGCTGCGTTACCAGACATCCTCGGGCCAGGTCGTGAAGGAGAGCACCATCAGCGGTGGCTTGAAGTTCGGTGC
Above is a genomic segment from Granulicella cerasi containing:
- a CDS encoding inorganic diphosphatase, translated to MPNYLELPVGPKAPEQVNAIIEIPADGVAKYEYDKELHVFKLDRNLHSPVHYPGDYGFIPSTLGDDGDPLDVVVLVDYPSFPGCLQEVRPIGALEMIDGGEGDEKVLCVGVGNPRYKDVYNYSDIYPHILKEIVHFFSIYKDLEGKSVEVKGWRDAQFARELIVKSQQAFIDAKDKK
- a CDS encoding FG-GAP-like repeat-containing protein yields the protein MSHPLFRFFTRSARSVALLSVACAGVASAQLRHWVAPVEDAPPATTLQTPAETYMAPYLKSHLAPADALNSMNTLQPMGQTYATTPNFGGYVNAPMFDARGTAKTSAVTVELGADFDKDGKTDVAVLLQDGTLDILMNDGNGGLKPFVSYLNPNYSTASVNVAYAADIDGDGYPDVVAFDYNNNTMISWKNLGNGTFNAAVTTALDTTNGYPNMAYVADVNGDGKADVLYTLFKLNSTTSATITLETQLGVGDGTFGAPGAAKTQSFNVASSGILPTDYGITTADINGDGKLDVAVVVDQRTASTTGIFAVTTGLGNGDGTFTGLGTSFPIALPLVSSGIRATVSYKSTLLSFADVNGDGKLDLVSDCNGIMAVALGNGTNSFATAVTSAQSVVQVPTTTVLLDVNGDGKLDAIVGGGTLAVELGKGDGTFAAPVAGAQYMVDPVSYYSLVVADFNNDGIKDIAQLGSDYKQVSLFSGNGTGGFRGAPVVTVTGDPNVLYSSMITTGKYTTGGYASAIMQYSGTTNPGFYTAVGDGKGNFTTVASFATTPTSIQYFEPIHADFNGDGLEDLVYANTTGEIYVALSKGDGTFATPVAVGIGTKPCPEYYGTAGDVNGDGKADLVIPYGGDTICGSTAGGATGYYVALGKGDGTFSTPTFHSTGSALYKLLLADLNNDGKLDLVIDDAPLLAGTGFAVKTALGNGDGTFATPVSILANYLVTNMATADFNNDGKMDIALTTEEVQGLTIATGGIIVLSGHGDNSFDPSSQIATGNWFYGLQAADMNSDGNADIIVTLYSTVGQPKTYYGVSTLLGYGNGQFAAPYNQLQGLAGTNPQIGNFVNDNALDILAYTGYGAALYAGAGSIGITLTTSASSISYGSTDTLTAKVASSLTGNPTPSGTVSFYDGTTLLGSSTLASGTATFAASGLAVGTHTVKAVYSGDTHFNPATSSTSSIAVADLAAAITLAGTPTTLNVTGGSQGIVTLAIGANARYAGAVTLACSGMPANGTCSINPGSVTLTAGGTTTATLVIGTSSAHAELHRSNNPWEAPAATATLATLFGVFFGRRKRVRMIASLGLGLLLATGMLMTGCSDHGNGSSSSTASVVAPGTYTVTVTATPTATGTTATAQTTTVSVAVN
- a CDS encoding APC family permease — translated: MPDIHAKYLQHSARFRVHSEIASPLSLEDTSIPKTNIRAAHSPRKLRLFPLIAATYFMVSGGPYGLEDIIGLAGFRWALLLLAIVPLFWSLPTALMVGELASAIPDEGGFYVWVTRGLGRFWGFQETWLSLAASVFDMAIYPTTFTLYLGHLYPALVAGHRGLALKLMIVLMATLWNLRGASAVGGGSIGMMCVSLAPFVVLVGAAFWKALHGGLHLQAMAGSPTLHHDLLAAVPIAMWNYMGWDNASTIAQEVDNPQRNYPRAMFGSAITVMFVYMLPLAAVWAVGIPAERFSTGAWTDAAHLLAGPALAFAVVLAGSLDGLGTFNALTLTLTRLPYAMAEDGLLPRILKLRLRNGVPWVSVLTCATAWALALGLTFERLITIDLVLYGAALLLEFAALIALRLREPQLARPFRVPGGFAVAASIGVGPLLLILFALYSARDEKVAGMPALVFALLVALAGAAIYASFEWPRKLRRSRS